Within Streptomyces sp. NBC_00704, the genomic segment GGCCGTTCGGCGATCAGCGCCCGTCCGGCCTGGCTGAGCGCGCTCTCGCTGACGTCGACGGGCACATAGGTGTCCAGGCCGGTGAGGGCGTCGAGGAGATGGCGGGTCTTCTCCGAGGAGCCCGAGCCGAGTTCGACGAGCGTGCGGGCGCGGGCCGCCGCGGCGATCTCGCCGGAGCGGTCCACGAGGATCTCGCGCTCGGCCCGCGTCGGGTAGTACTCGGGCAGTTCGGTGATCCGCTCGAACAGTTCGCTGCCGTGCGCGTCGTAGAACCACTTGGGCGGCAGCGTCTTGGGGGTGGCGGTGAGGCCGCGCAGGACGTCGTCGCGCAGGGCGGCGTCCGTGGCGTCCACGGGGAGGGTGCGGGTGATCTGGAACGGGCTCACGTGCCGGTCTCCTCGAGTGGTGCGGATGCCGCGTCCGGGCTCTGGTCCTTGAGCGGGGTGAGCAGGACGTCGGCGCGGCTCGCCACGAGCAGGGTGCGGTCCGGGACCTCCTGCCAGCGCGGATCGTCGTCGTACGGTTCGGAGGCCACGACCGTGCGCGGGCCGGGCCCCGTCAGGTACCACAGGGTGTCGCCCCAGGCGGTGGCGGCGATGGTGGCGCCGTCGGTGAGCAGCAGGTTCAGGCGTGATCCGGGGGCCGCCTCGGCGACCTCCAGGACCGTGTCCGCCAGCGCCTGCCCCTCGGTGTCGCCGCCGCGCAGCCGGGCCAGCACCAGCGCCCACACGAACGCCGAGTCGTTGCGGGCCTCCATCGACAGCAGCGCCGAGGCGGGCAGCGTCCCGGCGAGCGGCTCCAGCGAGCCCGGCCAGCCGGCCACCGCCCCGTTGTGGCTGAACAGCCGGCCGTCGGCAGCGTAGGGCGCGGCGGCGGCCTCGGCGTCGGCGCCGGCCAGGGTGGCGTCGCGTACGGCGGCCAGCAGCGCCCGGCTGCGCACCACGCGCGCCAGGTCGGCGAAGGACAGGTCCGCCCAGATGGGCCCGGCCCTGCGGTAGCGCGCCGGCTCCGGGTCGCCGTCGGCGTACCAGCCCACCCCGAAGCCGTCGGCGTTGACCGTTCCGTACCGTTGCCGCCGGGGCGCCCACGACTGGCGGTACAGGGCGTGTGTGGGCTCCGTCAGGAGTCGTCCCAGCGGCTCCTCGGGCCCCAGGTAGGCCAGGTGGCGGCACATCAGACGGCCTCCGAGCGGGCGGTGCGGAACCCGGAGAAGATCTGCCGGCGGATCGGGTAGTCCCAGTTGCGGAAGGTGCCCCGGCAGGCCACCTGGTCGACGGCGAAGGAACCGCCGCGCAGCACCTTGTACTCGGGCCCGAAGAACACCTCCGAGTACTCCTTGTACGGGAACGCCCGGAAGCCCGGGTAGGGCAGGAAGTCGCTGGACGTCCACTCCCAGACGTCCCCGATCAGCTGCCGTACGCCGAGCGGCGACTCGCCGGCCGGGTAGCTGCCCGCGGGCGCCGGCCGCAGGTGGCGCTGTCCGAGGTTGGCGTGCTCGGGCCCGGGATCGGCGTCGCCCCACGGGTAGCGCGTGGAGCCGCCGGTCGCGGGGTCGAAGCGGGCCGCCTTCTCCCACTCGGCCTCGGTGGGCAGCCGCCGTCCGGCCCAGCGGGCGTAGGCGTCGGCCTCGTACCAGCACACGTGCAGCACCGGCTCCTCGGGCGGCACGGCCTCGGTGGTCCCGAAGCGGCGGCGCAGCCACTGTCCGCCGTCGCGCCGCCAGAACAGCGGGGCGTGGATGCCGTGGCCGCGGATGTGCGCCCAGCCCTCCTTCGTCCACCAGCGTTCCTGCTCGTAGCCGCCGTCCTCGATGAACGCCTGGTAGGCGCCGTTGGTGACCGGGGCGGTGTCGATGCGGAACGGCGCGACCTCGCGGCGGTGGGCGGGCCGTTCGTTGTCCAGCGCCCAGGGCTCGTCCGAGGCGCCCATGGTGAACGGGCCGCCCGGCACGAGGACTTCGGCCGGGCCGGTGGACAGCGGGGCGGGGTCCGGGTCGGGGGCGGTCAGCGCCGGCGGTCCCGTGCGGAGCTGATGGGTGATCAGCATGGTCTCGTCGTGCTGCTGTTCGTGCTGCGCGATCATCCCGAAGGCGAAGCCGGCCTCCGTCAGGCGGGTGCCGTGGAAGTCGGCCGACTCCAGGATGTCCAGCACCCGGCCGCGTACCTCCGCCGCGTAGGCGCGGGCCTCGGCGGGCGGCAGCAGGGGCAGGGTGGGCCGTTCGGCGCGGGAGTGCTCGAAGGCGTCGTAGAGGCCGTCGATCTCGGGGCGCATCGGCTCGCGGCCGGCCACCGCGCGCAGCAGCCACAGTTCCTCCTGGTTGCCGATGTGGGCGAGGTCCCACACCAGCGGCGACATCAGGGGGGAGTGCTGGGCGGTGAGGTCGGGCTCCTCGACGCAGTCCGTCAGCAGCGTGGTGCGTTCGCGGGCGGTGGTGAGCGAGGCGAGCACCCGGGTGCGGAGGGTCTCCGCGTCCGGGGCGGCCCCGGCGCCGGGCGCGGCCTCGCCGCCCGGTGCGGGCTCGGTGTCCAGGGCGGGCTCGGTCATGGGCGGGGGTCCTTCCCGTGCGCGCGGGCGTCGGCGCCGCGCAGGCGGTCGAGCTGGTCGTCGGCCGGGGTGCGGCCCGGCCGGACGTAGCGGTCGAGGTAGTCGGCGACGGCCGCCACGATGTCGTCGTCGGCGCCGATGCGCGGCAGCGCCCGCAGCGCGGTGGCGAAGCAGACGACGGCGGTCTCGTGCAGCTCGGGGTCGGCCAGCCCGTGGCGGGCGGCGGCGGTCCACAGCGGGTTGTGCGGGGCGGGCAGCGGCCGGGCCCGCTCGGCGAGCGGCTTCACCGCGCGGTAGGCGATCTCGGCGGCCTCCGGGTCCTCGAACAGCGCCGTCGTCACCGCCAGGGGGACGATCCAGCCGTCCTCGCCGGGCTGGGCGTCGATCATGCGCAGTTCCAGGTGGCCACGGGGTCTGACCGGCGGGAACAGGGTGCTGATGTGGTAGTCGAGATCCTCGCGGGTGGGGGCGCCCGTGCGGGTCCACTCCCGGAAGGTGAGGCGTTCGGGCACGTCCCAGGGGGCGTCCTCGCGCCGTACGCACATCACGGGCGAGTCCAGCACGTGCCGGGCCCACGAGGTGCGCGGGTCCGCGTCCAGGACGGGACCGCCCGCGCGGCCGGCGCCGATCTCCATCCACAGCAGCTGTCGGGTGGAGCGCCAGCCGGTGGGCGCGCCGCCGAGCAGCGGGGAGTTGGCGAAGGCCGCCACCAGCACCGCGCCCAGCGTGTGGGACAGCCACCAGCGCCGCCCGAGTCCGAGCGGACCGGGTTCCTCGTGGCCGGCGTCGAGGCAGACCTGCACGGAGGCCGAGGCGCACATCATGGCGCGACCGGCCGGACCGGTGCGGTCGAGGCAGGTCTCCATGGCGTCGTAGCGGGGTTCGCGCAGGAAGCGGCGCGGTGTCCGCCAGGGATCCGTGCCGCTGCCGGCGAGGACGAGACCGTGCTCGTCCAGGACCGCGCGGACGGCGGCTAGGTCGGCGGAGACGGTGCGCACGCACTCCGTCAGGGAGGCGGCCGGCAGCGAGCTCAGCTCCAGCTGGCCGCCGGGTTCGACGGTGAGCGGTGAGCTCAGCGGCACGGTGCGCAGTGCGGCGTATGCGGCGTCGAGCCGTTCGGGTGAGACGGGGAGCCGCGGCGAGCGCAGCTCGTGGACGAGCCATTCCAGTTCCACCCCGACGGCGCGGGGCGGGCCGGTCTTGAAGCAGATGCCCTTGACCAGCGCCTCCACCTCGGCTTCGGTGAGGGCGGTGCCGGGCTGTGCGGCGTCGGTACAGTCGCCGACCGAGTCGGACATGTCGGGATCCTCCTGAGATTCCACCATGCCACCGGTCCGGCCCCGGTGCGGGCCGGACCGGTATGGCTCGTTCCACCCAAGACCCTCGATCCGATCCGCACAAGGGTGCAGAACGTGACTTTCCGGACCACAGATCTCGAACGGGCTGTCGTTTCCTCGACGGTTCCCTTGCGGTTCGCCGACCGTTCCCCGACCGCTCGCGGCCGGTTCCGACCTGCTTCCCGCACGTCCCCGTCGTATGCCCCGGGACTTCCCGACACCGGGAAATCCCGTTGCACGCGATGTCCAGGATCGCTCACGATGCGTGCGTGAGCACGACGGGGGAGACGGGCGCGGCGCGAGCGTGCGCGCGCGGCACGCTCATGGCGTCCACGGGGGTGGCGCCATGGGCGCACGGCCGTGCGGGGGCGCGAGGGGGCGCACCGGAGACGCAGGAGGTCGTCCCGGCAGGCCGCTGCCGCGCCTGCGGCGTGCGCGAGGCGGCTCTGACCGCGGGCTGGAGGCGGCTCCGGCCGCGGCGATCGGGTCGGGCGTCGCGTGCTAGTCGATCGGCACGCAGATCGGCACCGGCAGCCGGGGCGTCCACTGCTGGGTGGTCCAGTCGTAGGCGCGGGCGTAG encodes:
- the egtB gene encoding ergothioneine biosynthesis protein EgtB, whose product is MTEPALDTEPAPGGEAAPGAGAAPDAETLRTRVLASLTTARERTTLLTDCVEEPDLTAQHSPLMSPLVWDLAHIGNQEELWLLRAVAGREPMRPEIDGLYDAFEHSRAERPTLPLLPPAEARAYAAEVRGRVLDILESADFHGTRLTEAGFAFGMIAQHEQQHDETMLITHQLRTGPPALTAPDPDPAPLSTGPAEVLVPGGPFTMGASDEPWALDNERPAHRREVAPFRIDTAPVTNGAYQAFIEDGGYEQERWWTKEGWAHIRGHGIHAPLFWRRDGGQWLRRRFGTTEAVPPEEPVLHVCWYEADAYARWAGRRLPTEAEWEKAARFDPATGGSTRYPWGDADPGPEHANLGQRHLRPAPAGSYPAGESPLGVRQLIGDVWEWTSSDFLPYPGFRAFPYKEYSEVFFGPEYKVLRGGSFAVDQVACRGTFRNWDYPIRRQIFSGFRTARSEAV
- the egtC gene encoding ergothioneine biosynthesis protein EgtC; amino-acid sequence: MCRHLAYLGPEEPLGRLLTEPTHALYRQSWAPRRQRYGTVNADGFGVGWYADGDPEPARYRRAGPIWADLSFADLARVVRSRALLAAVRDATLAGADAEAAAAPYAADGRLFSHNGAVAGWPGSLEPLAGTLPASALLSMEARNDSAFVWALVLARLRGGDTEGQALADTVLEVAEAAPGSRLNLLLTDGATIAATAWGDTLWYLTGPGPRTVVASEPYDDDPRWQEVPDRTLLVASRADVLLTPLKDQSPDAASAPLEETGT
- the egtA gene encoding ergothioneine biosynthesis glutamate--cysteine ligase EgtA; this encodes MSDSVGDCTDAAQPGTALTEAEVEALVKGICFKTGPPRAVGVELEWLVHELRSPRLPVSPERLDAAYAALRTVPLSSPLTVEPGGQLELSSLPAASLTECVRTVSADLAAVRAVLDEHGLVLAGSGTDPWRTPRRFLREPRYDAMETCLDRTGPAGRAMMCASASVQVCLDAGHEEPGPLGLGRRWWLSHTLGAVLVAAFANSPLLGGAPTGWRSTRQLLWMEIGAGRAGGPVLDADPRTSWARHVLDSPVMCVRREDAPWDVPERLTFREWTRTGAPTREDLDYHISTLFPPVRPRGHLELRMIDAQPGEDGWIVPLAVTTALFEDPEAAEIAYRAVKPLAERARPLPAPHNPLWTAAARHGLADPELHETAVVCFATALRALPRIGADDDIVAAVADYLDRYVRPGRTPADDQLDRLRGADARAHGKDPRP